A stretch of the Elephas maximus indicus isolate mEleMax1 chromosome 3, mEleMax1 primary haplotype, whole genome shotgun sequence genome encodes the following:
- the LOC126071064 gene encoding olfactory receptor 7G2-like, with protein sequence MEPRNQTGVSEFLLLALTEDPKVQPLLFSLFLSTYLVTVLGNLLIILAVSSDPHLHTPMYFFLSNLSFTDICFSTTTIPKMLVNLQAQNQSITYAGCLTQACFVLIFASLESFLLSVMAYDRYVAICHPLRYTAIINPHLCGLLNLVSLLFSILDALLHSLMLLQLFFCTDLEIPYFFCEVVQVIRVACSETLINNIILCFTASILGALPFSGIIFSYTQIVSSILRIPSAGGKYKAFSTCGSHLSVVSLFYGTTLGAYMSTTFTHSSRKTAVASMLYAVVTPMMNPFIYSLRNRDMKGAFRSIIRCTPAFQ encoded by the coding sequence ATGGAACCTAGAAACCAAACAGGAGTTTCAGAattccttctcctggcactgaCAGAGGATCCCAAAGTGCAGCCTCTCCTTTTTAGCCTGTTTTTGTCCACATATCTGGTCACTGTCCTGGgaaacctgctcatcatcctggctgtcagctctgacccccacctccacacccccatgtacttctttctttccaatctctcatttactgacatctgtttcagcaccACCACGATtccaaagatgctggtgaacctcCAAGCACAGAATCAGAGCATCACTTATGCAGGATGCCTCACCCAGGCCTGCTTTGTCCTGATTTTTGCTAGTTTGGAAAGTTTTCTCCTTTcagtaatggcctatgaccgctatgtggccatttgtcacccaCTGAGATACACAGCTATCATAAATCCCCACCTCTGTGGCCTGCTGAACCTAGTCTCCTTGCTCTTTAGCATTTTGGATGCCCTGCTCCACAGTCTGATGTTGTTGCAACTGTTCTTCTGCACAGACCTGGAAATTCCTTACTTCTTCTGTGAAGTTGTTCAGGTGATCAGAGTTGCCTGTTCTGAAACCCTCATCAATAACATCATCTTATGTTTTACGGCTAGCATACTGGGTGctcttcctttctctggaatcattttctcttATACTCAAATTGTCTCTTCCATTTTGAGAATACCTTCAGCAGGTGGAAAGTATAAAGCTTTTTCTACCTGTGGTTCTCACCTTTCAGTTGTTTCCTTATTCTATGGGACAACTTTAGGTGCGTATATGAGTACAACATTTACACACTCTTCCAGGAAGACTGCAGTAGCTTCAATGCTGTACGCTGTAGTTACTCCCATgatgaaccccttcatctacagtcTGAGAAACAGGGACATGAAGGGAGCCTTTAGGAGCATTATCAGATGCACACCTGCTTTTCAGTGA